The genomic DNA GGAAGCAGCGCAGCGCCTCCTCGGCGTCCCCCGCCTGGCCACGCGCCAGATAGAAGTCGCCCAGCTTGTTCAGCGAAACGCTCACGTCCCGCGCCGCAGCGGCCGAGCCCGGGTTCGCTCGCTGCAGGTCCTCGGCGATTTCCAGCGACTGTTGGAAGCAGCGCAGCGCCTCCTCGGCGTCCCCCGCCTGGCCACGCGCCAGATAGAAGCCGCCCAGCTTGTTCAGCGAAACGCTCACGTCCCGCGCCGCAGCGGCCGAGCCCGGGTTCGCTCGCTGCAGTTGCTCGCGCAATTCCAGCGACTGTTGGAAGCAGCGCAGCGCCTCCTCGGCGTCCCCCGCCTGGCCACGCGCCAGATAGAAGTCGCCCAGCTTGTTCAGCGAAACGCTCACGTCCCGCGCCGCAGCGGCCGAGCCCGGGTTCGCTCGCTGCAGGTCCTCGGCGATTTCCAGCGACTGTTGGAAGCAGCGCAGCGCCTCCTCGGCGTCCCCCGCCTGGCCACGCGCCAGATAGAAGCCGCCTAGCCGCTCCAGCGAGACGCTCACGTCCCGCGCCGCAGCGGCCGAGCCCGGGTTCGCTCGCTGCAGTTGCTCGAAGACCGCGTGGCTGCGGCGAAACAGACCTGCGGCACGAGCAAGGCGGCCCGTTTCGAATTCGGCCGTCGCGGCAACACCGGCTGCCAGGGCCAACTCGCGGTTGCCTGGGCGCACGTCCAGAAGCCGTTCGGCGGTGTCCTCCAAGGCGCCGAGTTGCCAGAGAATGGCCGGATCGTGACCGTAGGTGTCTTCAAACGCGCCCGCCTTCGCGAAAACGACTTCGATCAGCGCCGCGACACATGCGTCGCGCTGGGGCGTCTCGAGTGGCTTGAGCAGGTGTTCGCCCACGAGCCGATGCAACCGGACAATTCGCGGACGCGGCTCATATTGCCCGGGCTCGAGCGGCGCGAAGTCGGTGGCGATCAGCAACCGCCGGCCCAGGAGCTGCCGCAGCACGCTCAACCACGTCTCTGGAACGCCGGGAGACGGCTCGGCCGCCAGCTCTGGGAATCGCACCGCAGCCGCAGCGCGGAGCCACTCGAGCACGATCGCGTCGGGCGGCAATAGCGAAGCAAGCTCCAGCACGTGTCGACCCTGCGGGCACACGGCGTCGAGCGCCGCCAAGGTGTCGTCGATCAGGAACGCCACCTGGTTTTCGCGGCGCTCGCGACGATGGCGAATCTGACCGCCGGCACGCGCGTCGAGCGCCGCCTCGTCGGCGACGGCGGGACCCTGGGACTGCAGCCGCGCGAGATAGTCGGCGCAGGTGACGCCGGCGGCCGTATGGGCGCCCAAGTAGGCAGCCACCAGCTCGACGGCCAGGGTGAATCCGCCGAGCAAATCGACGATCTGTTCCGCGGCCGCTTCTTCGGCCGGGGATGCGAAGCGCTTGCCAGGCAGAAACTCGCGCAGCAGAGCCAGCGCATCGGCCGGCGGCAGGTCGTCGACCGGCACCGGCTTGAGCGCCGCGCGGCCCGCGCCAAACTCGTCGGGGTCGAGCCGGGTGGTAACGATCAATTGCAGCCACTTTTCCGCAGCGACCTGGGCCAGTTGCGGGGCATCGAGCAATTCCGGCCGATCGACATTGTCGAGGATCAGCAGCAGGTGTGGCTCGATCGGGCCGAGGTCCTCGACCGTGCCATGCAAACGCGCCTCGCGCGACAACAGCGCGCGGAGCTGCGGAGCGCGGGCCCGGCACCAGGCCTCGAGCGCCTGGAAGGCGCTCTGGACGACGAAGTCCTTGGCCGCCTGGCCTGACAAGGTGGCAGGCGGCCGGGGCACCTCGAGTCCAACCAGCGTGAGCAGTTCCTCGAGCAGTTCGGCCAACTCGTGGCGCCCCTCGCAACCCAGCAACCAGCGACCGCCGGCCGCGTAGTACTCGGCGTAGGCGTACGCATATTGCACGGCCAGGGCCGTCTTGCCCTGACCTCCAAGGCCATGCAGCGCGCCGACCAGGCCGATCCGATCGGCGATGAGCGCCTCGTGCAGTTGGCGCAGCTCGCGCCCGCGACCGACGAAGTGTTCGTAGGAGCGATTCAGGTTGCCCGGGGCATGCTCGGCCAGCGTGGTGCGATCGAGCCGGCGAGCGATGTGCCGATCGATCGTCTCGATCCGCTGGGCCAGGTCGAGCGGCGACGCCGAGTCGTCGCGTGGCGACGCGCGCAACTCGGCCACCCGCTGCGCGGCGTCGAGCTCGCGGAGCACCTCGGGACCGCGGCTAAACCAGGGTACGAGCTGGAACTGCTCGCCCCGATTGCGGCGGGCGATGTCGGCGATCCAAGCGGCCATTTGCCGATCGAGGTCGGCCGCGGGGGGCGAGCCGTCGAGATTGGGAACCAGCTCGAAGAAGATCGGCACGATGCCGTCGTCGCCGCGGGCCAGCGTGTGCTCGAACCGCAGATACTCCTCCCATTCCTGGCGACACCATTTGCTGTCGAGATAGTTCTGCGACAGGAACGCGATCAGGAGCCGGCTGTTCCGTAAACCCTCGGCCAGGCAGCGGGCCCAATCGGCGCCGTGATCGATCGACTGGGCGTCGAAAAACACCTTCAGCTTCCGGCCCGAAAACCGCTTGTGCTGATCGAGCAGGCGCTGGTGGAACGCGGTCACCCAGCCCACGCCGCCGGGCGCCGCCGGGCGATTGTCTTTGCGGGAATAGGAAAGAAACAGATCGCAATCGGGCATCGCGAACGCCCCCGTTCGTCATCGCGCCTCAGGTTCGCCACCGCTCAATTTGAAACGGCGACGCGGCATGTTTGACGACGCTCCAGACCCGGCCGGTATACGCGAAAGGTGCGTACACTGCAATCACACCGAGCGAGGATCGTTCCTCGGCCGGAAAGATCGCGTTCGCTTCGCCGCTCCACCATTTGCAAACAGCTTGCCGCCCGCATGTTTCACGAACACAGAGGGCGTCCCTATTCGAACCTCTGCACGGTGCAACGTGCGCCCTGCCGGCCGCTCGCCCGGTCGCGCCTGCGAAAAAACAGGCGTGAAATGCCGGTTTTTTCGCTTTCGGCTGGAGTTGGCAGAAACTACTCTAACACCTGCCTTCGATGAGCCCGCTCCTCGACGCCGCTTGAATACAGCGCTGGTTAAATACAGCGCCAACCCCGGTCATCTGGCTGCAAGCATCATGGCAACAGACATTATCGTCACTGGCGATGTCAGCGTGGACTGGTTTATCGTGCCGGTGCCGGCGCGTGATCACTCTTCCGGGGCCGACACGTTCACGGAAAACTGGCGGCTGATTCCCGGCTTTCGTTACATTGCCCGCGAGGGTGGGGCGCTGTTGTTGGCGCGGTTCTTGCGCCAGCTCACCAATTCGCGGACGACCAAGGTCGTGGCCCCCACGCTGCGTCTGCCCCTGGAGAACATTCTGCCGATCGAGGCCGTGCATTCGATCGTCGAACTCGAGCTCAAGCCGAGTCGCCCCATCGCCGACAAGCAGAGCAACCCCGACGCCTACAAGAAGGACAAGTCCTATCGCGTCGGCAGCCTCAGCGGGTTTTGCGGGCCTGCCACGAAGACACCACCGGCGCGCGCGATCACCCGTCAGCCGGCCAGCCCGAAGGTGATCGTCCTCGACGACGCGGGCAACGGCTTCCGTCGCGATCGCCGGGCCTGGCCCAAGGCCCTGTCGAGCGGGCGGGGGAAGCCGTGGATCATTTTCAAGACGCATCGCCCGCTGGCCGAGAGCAAGGGCAACTTGTTGTCGAACCACTTATTCACGGAGCAGTACTTGGATCGGCTGATTGTGGTGCTCAATGCCGATGATCTGCGCAGCGAGGAAGTGAGCATCAGCCGGCGACTCTCCTGGGAACGCACGGTCCGCGATTTTGCCATCGCGATCGAATCGCAGCCTAACGATGTGTTCAAGAATCTTCACAAGTGTCGACACCTGATCGTGCGGTTTGGCCTGGATGGGGCACTGTATTACAGCTTTGACCCCCAGGCCCAAACCGGCTCGATGCACCTGATCTTCGACACGACCGTTCTCGAGGGCGGCTATTGCGACGAATACGAGGGGGGCATGGTTGGCTATGGCTCCGTGCTGTCGGCCGTGCTGGCGAAGCATATCGCTGC from Pirellulales bacterium includes the following:
- a CDS encoding toll/interleukin-1 receptor domain-containing protein, whose product is MPDCDLFLSYSRKDNRPAAPGGVGWVTAFHQRLLDQHKRFSGRKLKVFFDAQSIDHGADWARCLAEGLRNSRLLIAFLSQNYLDSKWCRQEWEEYLRFEHTLARGDDGIVPIFFELVPNLDGSPPAADLDRQMAAWIADIARRNRGEQFQLVPWFSRGPEVLRELDAAQRVAELRASPRDDSASPLDLAQRIETIDRHIARRLDRTTLAEHAPGNLNRSYEHFVGRGRELRQLHEALIADRIGLVGALHGLGGQGKTALAVQYAYAYAEYYAAGGRWLLGCEGRHELAELLEELLTLVGLEVPRPPATLSGQAAKDFVVQSAFQALEAWCRARAPQLRALLSREARLHGTVEDLGPIEPHLLLILDNVDRPELLDAPQLAQVAAEKWLQLIVTTRLDPDEFGAGRAALKPVPVDDLPPADALALLREFLPGKRFASPAEEAAAEQIVDLLGGFTLAVELVAAYLGAHTAAGVTCADYLARLQSQGPAVADEAALDARAGGQIRHRRERRENQVAFLIDDTLAALDAVCPQGRHVLELASLLPPDAIVLEWLRAAAAVRFPELAAEPSPGVPETWLSVLRQLLGRRLLIATDFAPLEPGQYEPRPRIVRLHRLVGEHLLKPLETPQRDACVAALIEVVFAKAGAFEDTYGHDPAILWQLGALEDTAERLLDVRPGNRELALAAGVAATAEFETGRLARAAGLFRRSHAVFEQLQRANPGSAAAARDVSVSLERLGGFYLARGQAGDAEEALRCFQQSLEIAEDLQRANPGSAAAARDVSVSLNKLGDFYLARGQAGDAEEALRCFQQSLELREQLQRANPGSAAAARDVSVSLNKLGGFYLARGQAGDAEEALRCFQQSLEIAEDLQRANPGSAAAARDVSVSLNKLGDFYLARGQAGDAEEALRCF